In Acinonyx jubatus isolate Ajub_Pintada_27869175 chromosome A3, VMU_Ajub_asm_v1.0, whole genome shotgun sequence, a genomic segment contains:
- the LOC128311344 gene encoding LOW QUALITY PROTEIN: FAU ubiquitin-like and ribosomal protein S30 (The sequence of the model RefSeq protein was modified relative to this genomic sequence to represent the inferred CDS: substituted 2 bases at 2 genomic stop codons), whose product MQLFVCSQEIHTLEVTGEETVAQTKAHVVPLEGIAPEDQVVLLAGTPLENEATLGQFGVEALNTLEVASSMLGGKIHHSLARAGKVRGQTPKVAKQEKKKAGXAKRQRXYNHYFANVVPTFGKKKGTMPTLKSSPVASKDVRIALYIDMQSSE is encoded by the exons ATGCAGCTCTTTGTCTGTTCCCAGGAGATACACACCCTCGAGGTGACTGGTGAGGAGACTGTTGCCCAGACCAAGGCTCATGTAGTCCCTCTGGAGGGCATCGCTCCAGAAGATCAAGTTGTGCTCCTGGCAGGCACACCCCTAGAGAATGAGGCTACCCTAGGTCAGTTTGGAGTGGAGGCTCTGAACACCCTGGAAGTAGCCAGCTCCATGCTTGGAGGTAAAATCCATCATTCCCTGGCCCGTGCTGGGAAAGTAAGAGGGCAGACTCCCAAGGTGGccaaacaggagaaaaagaaggcaggCTGAGCCAAGAGGCAGAGGTAGTACAACCATTACTTTGCCAATGTTGTGCCCACCTTTGGCAAGAAGAAGGGCACCATGCCAACTCTTAA ATCATCACCTGTGGCCTCTAAAGATGTGCGGATTGCTCTGTACATTGACATGCAAAGTTCAGAATGA